The following coding sequences lie in one Psychrobacter arenosus genomic window:
- the epmB gene encoding EF-P beta-lysylation protein EpmB — protein sequence MINHLITQTNWQTHLSQAITSVDELLSLVQLDRSQLGVIVPDNFGLRVPRGFVSKMQVGQADDPLLLQVLPTLQEQIPVSGYIQDPLNENEHNPIKGLLHKYESRVLLTITGACAIHCRYCFRQHFDYGANLPTSKEQEAIMNYVAQCPDVNEVILSGGDPLSISNRRLFAWLDCLEAIEQLTTIRLHTRLPLVIPERIDEALLARLEASRCQIVMVIHCNHANEIDAHTARFLQALKVAGVTLLNQTVLLAGINDTLATQVELSQRLFAAGVLPYYLHVLDKVAGAAHFDCPEQQAIDLYWQMLAKLPGYLVPKLVRELPDRPFKTPINIYKAV from the coding sequence ATGATAAACCATTTAATCACACAAACAAACTGGCAAACGCATTTATCGCAAGCGATTACCTCAGTTGATGAGCTCTTAAGCCTAGTCCAGCTTGACCGTAGCCAGCTTGGGGTAATTGTCCCCGATAACTTTGGTTTAAGAGTCCCGAGAGGCTTTGTCAGTAAGATGCAGGTGGGTCAGGCGGACGACCCGTTATTGTTACAAGTCCTGCCCACTTTGCAAGAGCAAATTCCCGTAAGTGGCTATATTCAAGACCCGTTAAACGAAAATGAGCACAACCCTATTAAAGGGCTATTGCACAAATATGAATCGCGGGTTTTACTAACCATTACGGGGGCTTGCGCCATCCACTGTCGCTATTGTTTTCGTCAACATTTCGACTATGGGGCGAATTTGCCGACTAGCAAAGAGCAGGAAGCCATTATGAATTATGTGGCCCAATGTCCCGATGTCAATGAAGTGATTTTAAGTGGTGGCGATCCGCTTAGCATTAGTAATCGCCGATTGTTTGCGTGGCTAGACTGTCTAGAAGCTATTGAGCAATTGACCACCATACGCTTGCATACGCGGCTGCCCTTAGTGATTCCTGAGCGTATTGATGAAGCCTTATTAGCCCGTTTAGAGGCGAGCCGTTGTCAGATAGTCATGGTGATTCACTGCAACCATGCTAATGAAATAGATGCGCATACGGCGCGCTTTTTGCAGGCGTTAAAAGTGGCGGGCGTGACTTTATTGAATCAAACGGTACTGTTGGCAGGTATTAATGACACGCTAGCGACTCAAGTTGAGTTAAGCCAACGGTTATTTGCAGCGGGGGTGCTGCCTTATTATTTGCATGTCTTAGATAAAGTAGCTGGCGCTGCGCATTTTGATTGCCCAGAGCAGCAGGCTATCGACCTATATTGGCAAATGTTGGCGAAGCTACCCGGTTATCTGGTGCCCAAATTGGTGCGAGAATTGCCCGATCGGCCTTTTAAGACGCCAATAAATATTTACAAAGCAGTTTAA